In Gammaproteobacteria bacterium, the sequence GGGGAGGGCGATCAAAAAACTACTTGTCTGGAAAGAATTATGGCCTGAGACCGTAGGTGGCAACTTGGGTTAAGATAATACCGTTAGTGTCATTGTTAGTATTTACCGGCTTAATAATGCTAGAAATAACTGTCGCTGCCATCAAAAGAAAGTTCTCTTCATTCTTATCGTGG encodes:
- a CDS encoding hypothetical protein (Evidence 5 : Unknown function), with protein sequence MMAATVISSIIKPVNTNNDTNGIILTQVATYGLRP